A section of the Bacillus sp. V2I10 genome encodes:
- the hxlB gene encoding 6-phospho-3-hexuloisomerase — protein sequence MKTTQYAAEIVNELNRTIELISEDEAEKLVDQILKSKKILVAGAGRSGFMAKSFVMRMMHMGLDAFVVGETVTPGLEKDDILIIASGSGETKSLVSMAEKAKSLDASVAVVTISPDSTIGKISDLAIKIPAKPKAGADSDYKTIQPMGSLFEQSLLLFFDSVILRVMNKKELAGQKMYGRHANLE from the coding sequence ATGAAGACTACTCAATATGCAGCTGAAATTGTAAACGAGTTAAATCGGACAATTGAATTAATATCTGAAGATGAAGCTGAAAAATTGGTGGATCAAATACTTAAATCCAAGAAAATTCTTGTGGCTGGTGCCGGTCGATCTGGATTTATGGCCAAGTCCTTTGTCATGCGTATGATGCACATGGGGTTAGATGCCTTTGTAGTAGGAGAAACGGTAACACCTGGTCTAGAAAAAGATGATATTTTAATAATTGCTTCCGGTTCAGGGGAGACAAAAAGTTTGGTGTCAATGGCAGAGAAGGCTAAAAGTTTAGATGCATCTGTCGCAGTTGTCACGATTTCCCCTGATTCGACCATTGGGAAAATAAGTGATTTGGCTATTAAAATACCTGCCAAACCTAAGGCAGGGGCAGACAGTGACTACAAAACCATACAGCCTATGGGGTCCTTATTCGAGCAAAGTCTCCTCTTATTCTTCGATTCTGTCATACTAAGAGTCATGAATAAAAAGGAATTAGCCGGACAAAAAATGTATGGAAGACATGCAAATCTAGAGTAG
- the hxlA gene encoding 3-hexulose-6-phosphate synthase, whose translation MELQLALDLVNTQEAIKLVEEVKDHIDIVEIGTPVVKIEGLQAVKAIKEAFPQLQVLADMKTMDAAGYEVLKAAEHGADIVTILAVAEDESIKGAVAEAKKQGKKILIDLIAVKDIAKRAYEVDEMGVDYICVHTGYDLQAKGQNSFKDLETIKGVVKNAKTAIAGGIKLETLPEVLKSNPDLVIVGGGIANQDDKKAVAAKMQELIKQATFV comes from the coding sequence ATGGAACTTCAATTAGCGTTAGACCTAGTAAATACTCAAGAAGCAATCAAGTTGGTGGAAGAAGTTAAAGACCACATTGATATCGTAGAAATTGGTACACCGGTTGTTAAAATTGAAGGTCTTCAAGCAGTAAAAGCTATTAAAGAAGCATTCCCTCAATTACAAGTATTAGCTGACATGAAAACAATGGATGCAGCAGGTTACGAAGTTTTAAAAGCCGCTGAACATGGTGCTGATATCGTCACTATTCTAGCTGTAGCTGAAGATGAGTCCATCAAAGGCGCAGTTGCAGAAGCAAAAAAACAAGGTAAAAAAATCCTTATTGATTTAATCGCAGTAAAGGATATCGCAAAACGTGCTTATGAAGTTGACGAAATGGGTGTAGACTATATTTGTGTCCACACAGGTTACGACCTACAAGCAAAAGGTCAAAACTCATTTAAGGACCTTGAAACAATTAAAGGTGTTGTAAAAAATGCAAAAACTGCAATCGCAGGCGGTATTAAATTAGAAACACTTCCAGAAGTTCTTAAATCAAACCCTGACCTTGTCATTGTAGGTGGAGGTATTGCAAACCAAGATGATAAAAAAGCTGTAGCTGCTAAAATGCAAGAATTAATTAAACAAGCGACTTTTGTTTAA
- a CDS encoding helix-turn-helix domain-containing protein has translation MAHLRDKTFYCEKELTLSIIGGKWKMLIMWHLGKEGTKRYGELKSLIPDITQRMLASQLRELEEDLIVHREVYPVVPPKVEYSLTKRGESLMPILESMYDWGSEYMETVLNNQQEIKEDSL, from the coding sequence ATGGCACATCTGCGTGACAAGACGTTTTACTGCGAAAAAGAATTAACACTTTCTATTATTGGCGGTAAATGGAAGATGCTTATTATGTGGCATCTGGGCAAAGAAGGAACCAAGCGATATGGCGAACTAAAATCTCTGATTCCTGATATTACGCAGAGAATGCTCGCAAGTCAATTGCGAGAGCTGGAAGAAGACCTCATTGTCCACCGTGAAGTCTACCCTGTTGTTCCACCCAAAGTTGAATATTCTCTGACCAAAAGAGGAGAAAGCCTGATGCCAATTCTCGAATCTATGTATGACTGGGGCAGTGAATATATGGAGACTGTCTTAAATAACCAACAAGAAATAAAAGAAGATTCTCTCTAG
- a CDS encoding glucose-6-phosphate isomerase has product MAISFDYSNALSFMKKREVDHLSEFVKIAHDRLHEKKGLGSDFLGWVDWQIHYDKDEFGRIKQVAERIRDNSDALIVIGIGGSYLGAKAAIDALAHSFHNQMNNKTQVYFAGQNISSTYIAHLLEQLEDKDISVNVISKSGTTTEPAIAFRFLRDYMVKKYGKEEARKRIYATTDQAKGALKKIADKEGYESFVIPDDVGGRYSVLTSVGLLPIAVAGLNIDRMMEGAAEAYHKYNNPDLLSNECYQYAAVRNILYGKGNVIELLVNYEPSLHYVSEWWKKLFGESEGKDQKGLFPASIDYTTGLHSMGQYVQEGRRNLIETVLHVKKPRVELTIQEDPENIDGLNFLAGKTVNEVNIKAFQGTVLAHLDGGVPNLIVELDEMNEYSFGEMIYFFEKACAISGHLIGVNPFDQPGVEAYKKNMFALLGKPGFEKEKKELELRLSK; this is encoded by the coding sequence TTGGCTATTTCTTTTGACTATTCTAATGCCTTATCATTTATGAAAAAAAGAGAAGTAGATCATCTAAGTGAATTTGTAAAAATAGCTCATGATCGGCTTCATGAAAAGAAAGGCCTCGGATCCGATTTTCTCGGTTGGGTGGATTGGCAGATTCACTATGATAAAGACGAATTTGGGCGAATCAAACAAGTTGCTGAGAGAATCCGTGATAATTCAGATGCTCTTATTGTCATTGGCATCGGTGGGTCTTATTTAGGCGCAAAAGCGGCAATTGACGCATTGGCCCACAGTTTTCATAACCAGATGAACAATAAAACACAAGTTTATTTCGCAGGTCAGAATATCAGTTCTACTTATATTGCTCATTTATTAGAGCAATTAGAGGATAAAGATATCTCTGTTAATGTTATCTCTAAATCGGGAACAACGACGGAACCAGCCATTGCTTTTCGTTTTCTTCGTGACTATATGGTGAAAAAGTATGGAAAAGAGGAGGCAAGAAAACGGATTTATGCTACCACTGACCAAGCTAAGGGCGCATTAAAAAAGATTGCTGACAAAGAAGGATATGAATCCTTTGTGATTCCGGATGACGTAGGCGGAAGATATTCTGTGCTGACATCAGTCGGTCTCTTACCTATTGCTGTAGCTGGACTGAATATCGATCGAATGATGGAAGGTGCAGCAGAGGCCTATCATAAATATAACAATCCAGATCTTTTATCTAATGAGTGCTATCAGTATGCTGCTGTACGGAATATCCTTTACGGCAAGGGGAATGTTATCGAACTGCTTGTTAACTATGAACCTTCTCTCCATTATGTCTCTGAATGGTGGAAAAAGTTATTTGGAGAAAGTGAAGGAAAAGATCAGAAAGGACTTTTTCCTGCATCAATAGATTATACAACTGGTTTGCATTCCATGGGTCAATATGTACAGGAAGGCCGACGAAATCTGATAGAAACTGTTTTACATGTAAAGAAACCTCGTGTTGAGCTGACAATTCAAGAAGATCCAGAAAATATCGATGGATTAAACTTCTTGGCCGGAAAGACGGTTAATGAAGTCAACATAAAAGCTTTTCAGGGTACAGTATTGGCCCATTTAGACGGAGGAGTACCTAACTTGATTGTAGAACTGGATGAAATGAATGAATACAGCTTTGGTGAAATGATTTACTTTTTCGAGAAGGCCTGTGCTATTAGCGGACACTTGATAGGTGTAAATCCGTTTGATCAGCCGGGAGTTGAAGCTTACAAGAAGAATATGTTTGCTTTACTTGGCAAACCAGGCTTTGAAAAAGAGAAGAAAGAACTGGAGCTGCGTTTATCCAAATAA
- the gndA gene encoding NADP-dependent phosphogluconate dehydrogenase, translated as MGKQQIGVIGLAVMGKNLALNIESRGYSVSVFNRSYEKTEEFLKNEAEGKNFVGANSIEEFVQSLEKPRKILLMVKAGVPTDATIDSLKPYLEKGDILIDGGNTFFQDTIRRNKELEVTGIHFIGTGVSGGEEGALKGPSIMPGGQKEAYELVEPILKAISAKVEGDSCCTYIGPNGAGHYVKMVHNGIEYGDMQLISEAYFIMKHVLGLSAQELHEVFAEWNKGELDSYLIEITADIFTKVDKETGKPLVDLILDTAGQKGTGKWTSQSALDLGVSLPIVTESVFARFISALKEERVKASKLLKGPAEKVFEGNKEELIEAVRKALYMSKICSYAQGFAQMRSASEEYDWNLRYGDIAMIFRGGCIIRAQFLQKIKDAYDRDPNLPNLLLDSYFKEIVESYQSALRQVLSVAIERGIAVPSFSSALSYYDSYRTETLPANLLQAQRDYFGAHTYQRIDKDGIFHTEWLRK; from the coding sequence ATGGGAAAACAACAAATCGGAGTGATCGGTTTAGCCGTAATGGGTAAAAATCTCGCATTAAATATTGAAAGCAGAGGTTATTCTGTTTCTGTATTCAACCGTTCATATGAAAAAACAGAAGAATTTTTAAAGAACGAAGCAGAGGGGAAAAATTTTGTTGGTGCGAATAGCATCGAAGAATTTGTTCAATCATTAGAAAAACCACGAAAAATTTTATTAATGGTTAAAGCAGGCGTACCAACAGATGCAACGATTGATTCGTTAAAACCTTACCTTGAAAAGGGCGACATCCTCATCGATGGAGGAAATACATTTTTCCAAGATACAATTAGACGTAATAAAGAATTAGAAGTAACAGGTATCCACTTTATTGGTACAGGTGTTTCAGGTGGGGAAGAAGGAGCATTGAAAGGTCCATCTATTATGCCTGGTGGCCAAAAAGAAGCGTATGAACTTGTAGAGCCAATTTTGAAAGCGATTTCAGCAAAAGTTGAAGGAGACTCTTGTTGTACATATATTGGTCCCAATGGTGCCGGCCATTACGTAAAAATGGTCCATAACGGTATCGAATACGGCGATATGCAGTTAATTTCAGAAGCTTATTTCATTATGAAACATGTGCTTGGCTTAAGTGCCCAAGAACTTCATGAAGTATTTGCAGAATGGAACAAAGGGGAATTAGATAGTTATCTAATTGAGATTACAGCAGACATCTTTACAAAGGTGGATAAAGAAACAGGTAAACCACTTGTTGATTTGATTTTAGATACAGCAGGACAAAAAGGTACAGGTAAATGGACTAGTCAAAGTGCGTTAGATTTAGGAGTATCACTTCCAATTGTCACAGAATCTGTGTTTGCTCGCTTTATTTCCGCTTTGAAAGAAGAACGAGTTAAGGCAAGTAAGCTTTTAAAAGGACCTGCAGAGAAGGTGTTTGAAGGTAATAAAGAAGAATTAATTGAAGCAGTACGCAAAGCTTTATATATGAGTAAAATTTGTTCGTACGCACAAGGCTTTGCCCAAATGCGTTCGGCGTCTGAAGAGTATGACTGGAATCTTAGATATGGCGATATTGCAATGATTTTCCGTGGCGGTTGTATCATTCGTGCACAATTCTTACAAAAAATTAAAGATGCTTATGACCGTGATCCTAACTTGCCAAACTTATTATTAGATTCGTACTTTAAAGAAATAGTAGAAAGCTATCAATCTGCATTACGTCAAGTACTCTCTGTGGCAATTGAACGAGGCATTGCGGTACCATCATTCTCCAGCGCATTATCTTATTATGACAGTTATCGTACAGAAACGTTACCGGCAAATCTGTTACAAGCACAACGTGATTACTTTGGTGCACACACATACCAACGTATAGATAAAGATGGCATTTTCCATACAGAGTGGCTTCGAAAGTAG
- the zwf gene encoding glucose-6-phosphate dehydrogenase, with protein sequence MEVDSVTFVLFGATGDLAKRKIFPALYNLFLDKKMPNSFSVIGLGRTKWSDETFQKHVKESLPIFSRRLTNDASQLEEFLHAFRYSPLDVTNSEGYKKLLNMIQKREEELSIPENRLFYLSVSPEFVDVITTGIQESGLGSTKGWKRLIIEKPFGHDLKSAQKLNELLSKDFKEEEIYRIDHYLGKPMVQNLEALEFANPMLRALWNNQFIANVQITASETVGVEDRASYYDQAGAIRDMVQNHMLQMLMMTAMHLPTQISAKEVRQEKRNVMEFLRPLKKEDVASHVVRGQYGPGEINGEPVIGYKEEPGINASSVNDTFVAARLWIDDTFWNGVPFYIRTGKRMREKSTRIVIEFKDPLKNLHINQNDKPAPNLLIIEVSPNEGVSLQLNRKNPLNNGKIEPVLVNFSASAKEVPEAYELLLFDALRGDQTFFAHWKEVELSWKWVQPILEAFEDNVLPLHPYPSGSMGPDASHQLLEEDGFKWL encoded by the coding sequence TTGGAAGTCGATTCCGTAACTTTTGTCCTATTCGGAGCAACAGGGGATTTAGCCAAGAGGAAAATTTTCCCTGCTTTATATAATTTATTTTTAGATAAAAAAATGCCTAACTCGTTTTCAGTTATTGGTTTAGGCAGAACAAAATGGTCTGATGAAACATTTCAAAAACACGTGAAAGAATCATTGCCAATTTTTTCTAGACGTTTGACAAATGACGCTTCCCAATTGGAAGAGTTTCTTCATGCATTTCGCTATAGTCCTTTGGATGTTACGAATAGTGAGGGGTATAAAAAGTTATTAAACATGATTCAAAAAAGAGAAGAAGAGCTAAGTATTCCTGAAAACCGCCTGTTTTATTTATCTGTATCACCAGAATTTGTTGATGTCATTACAACAGGCATCCAAGAAAGTGGATTAGGTTCAACAAAAGGATGGAAACGTCTCATTATCGAAAAGCCATTTGGGCACGATCTGAAGTCAGCCCAAAAACTAAATGAATTGCTAAGCAAAGATTTTAAAGAAGAAGAAATTTACCGTATTGATCATTACCTCGGAAAGCCGATGGTACAAAACCTTGAAGCTTTAGAATTTGCGAATCCTATGTTACGAGCTCTATGGAACAACCAGTTTATTGCAAATGTACAAATTACGGCAAGTGAAACGGTCGGGGTTGAAGACAGAGCGAGTTATTATGACCAAGCAGGGGCAATTCGTGATATGGTCCAAAATCATATGCTGCAAATGCTTATGATGACCGCTATGCATCTTCCAACACAAATAAGTGCTAAAGAAGTCCGTCAAGAGAAGAGAAATGTTATGGAATTTCTAAGACCATTAAAGAAAGAAGATGTAGCTTCACACGTGGTTCGCGGTCAATATGGGCCGGGGGAAATTAATGGTGAACCTGTTATTGGATATAAAGAGGAACCTGGAATTAATGCTTCTTCAGTAAATGATACATTTGTTGCTGCCCGTTTATGGATTGATGATACATTTTGGAATGGGGTACCTTTCTATATCCGTACTGGAAAAAGAATGCGGGAAAAATCCACACGGATTGTAATTGAGTTCAAAGATCCTTTAAAAAATTTGCACATAAACCAAAATGATAAACCTGCCCCAAATCTTTTAATCATTGAAGTCAGTCCGAACGAAGGGGTTTCATTACAATTAAATAGAAAAAATCCATTAAACAATGGTAAAATCGAGCCCGTTTTGGTTAATTTTTCAGCTAGTGCAAAAGAAGTACCAGAAGCATATGAGCTCTTACTATTCGATGCTTTGCGAGGTGATCAAACCTTCTTTGCCCATTGGAAAGAAGTTGAATTATCTTGGAAGTGGGTACAGCCTATTTTGGAAGCATTTGAGGATAATGTCCTTCCCCTTCATCCTTATCCTTCCGGTTCAATGGGGCCAGATGCTTCTCATCAATTATTGGAAGAAGACGGATTTAAGTGGTTATAG
- a CDS encoding IDEAL domain-containing protein, giving the protein MEKNVFHASEDQEVNHNDSLFAEMVLDTALREFRMWQIQKEVDQTLRDRNKEEFLRLTEELKILIKSIEHMDDFAEKETP; this is encoded by the coding sequence ATGGAAAAGAATGTGTTTCATGCATCAGAAGATCAGGAAGTAAACCATAATGATTCGCTTTTTGCTGAAATGGTATTAGACACAGCCCTTCGTGAATTTCGAATGTGGCAAATCCAAAAAGAAGTCGATCAGACATTACGAGATCGCAACAAGGAAGAGTTTCTGCGATTAACAGAGGAATTAAAGATTCTTATAAAAAGCATAGAACATATGGATGATTTTGCGGAAAAAGAAACACCATAA